The sequence below is a genomic window from Cedecea neteri.
CAAAAAGTGCCGCTTAACTCGTTTTTCAGGGCGAAGTAATCCCGCAGTCGGCGGTTAGCCAGCAACCACCAAAGCGCGAACAGATCGACAATCAGCAGAACAAGGGTGGTACCGGTCAGCGTTTCATCCCCGGCCAGCAGCGCCACTTGCCACGCCAGCAGCCCGACCTGAGCCACAATCAATATCCAGCGAAACGCCCGCCAGAACCGGGGCCAAAGGTGGCGACGCCCGCTGAGCAAAAAGGCCAGCGCAGCCGGAATACCGGGGATCAGCCCCAGCCAGAAGTTATCGCGATCGGGATAAAACAGGCCCAGCAGCGCATCGCCCTGCTGACGAGACGCCCCCGCCAGCACCAGCAAAACCCAGGTGCGGGCCTGTAACAACAACACCGCCCAGAACAGCAGCGGTGCTTTTAAGTTGCCCTGCGAATCATAATCAGCAGGCAAATACATGGCATGAGCACATTTGAAAATTAATATTCCTGATCTTCTATCAGCCGTTTGCCAAGCAAAATGGTGTCCTGATGCTCGTAATCGAGCTTTTCATAAAGGCCGATAACCAGATC
It includes:
- a CDS encoding DUF2919 domain-containing protein yields the protein MYLPADYDSQGNLKAPLLFWAVLLLQARTWVLLVLAGASRQQGDALLGLFYPDRDNFWLGLIPGIPAALAFLLSGRRHLWPRFWRAFRWILIVAQVGLLAWQVALLAGDETLTGTTLVLLIVDLFALWWLLANRRLRDYFALKNELSGTF